In Promicromonospora sukumoe, the following proteins share a genomic window:
- a CDS encoding NAD(+) synthase, producing MDFYNAYAHGFARVAACTIPVAVADPAANAAVVLDQARQLHDDGVAVAVFPELCLSGYAIDDLLMQDTLLEGVLDGLAAIKEASVELMTVLVVGAPLLVGSRLLNAAVVVHRGRVLGVAPKSYLPNYREFYEKRQFAPGDEHRGTLTLLGEEVPLGSDLIFRADDVPGLDVHVEVCEDMWVPVPPSALAALAGATVLLNLSASPITVARAEDRRLIVRSASYRCNAAYVYTAAGQGESSTDLSWDGQTMVYEAGDLLGETERFPDGPRATVVDVDLDRLRQERLRQGTFDDNRRGLGLATPGTGDAGDFREITFSVHPPQGDLGLRRKVDRFPFVPDDAERLALDCYEAYNIQVTGLEQRLRAIGQPKVVLGISGGLDSTHALIVAAKAMDRLGRPRTDIHAFTMPGFATTSETKDRAIRLAEALGVTFQELDIRPAAEQMLRDLDHPYSDGTKQYDVTFENVQAGLRYDYLFRLANHRGGIVVGTGDLSELALGWCTYGVGDQMSHYSVNAGVPKTLIQHLIRWTIDSGQFATEPSSPVNVVLSEIVRQEITPELIPTEEGETPQSTEATIGPYALQDFTLFHVLRRGYRPSKIAFLAWHAWHAADDGEWPPGFPDQQRTAYDLATVRRWLEVFVRRFFASQFKRSALPNGPKVSPGGTMSPRGDWRMPSDASAAAWLAELEKNVPEA from the coding sequence GTGGACTTCTACAACGCCTACGCCCACGGGTTCGCCCGGGTCGCGGCCTGCACCATCCCCGTCGCCGTCGCCGACCCCGCGGCGAACGCCGCCGTCGTGCTCGACCAGGCGCGGCAGCTCCACGACGACGGCGTGGCCGTCGCCGTCTTCCCCGAGCTGTGCCTGAGCGGGTACGCGATCGACGACCTGCTCATGCAGGACACCCTCCTCGAAGGCGTCCTGGACGGGCTCGCCGCCATCAAGGAGGCGAGCGTCGAGCTCATGACCGTGCTCGTCGTCGGGGCGCCGCTCCTGGTCGGCAGCCGGCTGCTGAACGCCGCCGTCGTCGTGCACCGCGGGCGTGTCCTGGGCGTCGCGCCCAAGTCCTACCTGCCCAACTACCGGGAGTTCTACGAGAAGCGGCAGTTCGCGCCGGGCGACGAGCACCGCGGCACCCTCACCCTGCTCGGCGAGGAGGTCCCGCTCGGCTCGGACCTCATCTTCCGGGCCGACGACGTGCCCGGGCTCGACGTGCACGTCGAGGTCTGCGAGGACATGTGGGTGCCCGTGCCGCCGAGCGCGCTGGCGGCGCTCGCGGGCGCGACGGTGCTGCTCAACCTCTCCGCCAGCCCGATCACCGTGGCCCGCGCCGAGGACCGCCGCCTCATCGTGCGCAGCGCGAGCTACCGCTGCAACGCCGCCTACGTCTACACGGCCGCCGGCCAGGGGGAGTCGAGCACCGACCTGTCCTGGGACGGCCAGACCATGGTCTACGAGGCGGGCGACCTGCTCGGCGAGACCGAACGTTTCCCGGACGGCCCGCGCGCCACCGTGGTCGACGTCGACCTGGACCGGCTGCGGCAGGAGCGCCTGCGGCAGGGCACCTTCGACGACAACCGGCGCGGGCTGGGGCTGGCGACCCCCGGGACGGGCGACGCCGGCGACTTCCGCGAGATCACCTTCAGCGTGCACCCGCCGCAGGGCGACCTCGGGCTGCGCCGCAAGGTGGACCGCTTCCCCTTCGTGCCCGACGACGCCGAGCGCCTCGCCCTGGACTGCTACGAGGCGTACAACATCCAGGTCACCGGGCTGGAGCAGCGCCTGCGCGCCATCGGGCAGCCCAAGGTGGTGCTCGGCATCAGCGGCGGCCTCGACTCGACGCACGCCCTGATCGTCGCCGCCAAGGCGATGGACCGCCTGGGCCGGCCGCGCACCGACATCCACGCGTTCACGATGCCGGGCTTCGCGACGACGTCGGAGACCAAGGACCGCGCGATCCGGCTCGCCGAGGCCCTGGGCGTGACGTTCCAGGAGCTCGACATCCGGCCGGCCGCCGAGCAGATGCTGCGCGACCTCGACCACCCGTACTCCGACGGCACCAAGCAGTACGACGTCACCTTCGAGAACGTCCAGGCCGGGCTGCGCTACGACTACCTCTTCCGGCTCGCGAACCACCGCGGCGGGATCGTCGTCGGCACCGGCGACCTCTCGGAGCTGGCCCTCGGCTGGTGCACCTACGGCGTGGGCGACCAGATGTCGCACTACTCGGTCAACGCGGGCGTGCCCAAGACCCTGATCCAGCACCTCATCCGCTGGACCATCGACAGCGGGCAGTTCGCGACCGAGCCCTCCAGCCCGGTCAACGTGGTCCTGTCGGAGATCGTCCGGCAGGAGATCACGCCCGAGCTGATCCCGACCGAGGAGGGCGAGACGCCGCAGTCCACCGAGGCGACGATCGGCCCGTACGCCCTGCAGGACTTCACGCTGTTCCACGTGCTGCGGCGTGGCTACCGCCCGTCCAAGATCGCGTTCCTGGCCTGGCACGCGTGGCACGCGGCCGACGACGGCGAGTGGCCGCCCGGTTTCCCCGACCAGCAGCGCACCGCCTACGACCTGGCGACCGTGCGGCGCTGGCTCGAGGTGTTCGTGCGCCGGTTCTTCGCCTCCCAGTTCAAGCGGTCCGCGCTGCCCAACGGCCCGAAGGTCTCGCCGGGCGGCACCATGTCGCCGCGCGGCGACTGGCGCATGCCGTCGGACGCGTCCGCGGCGGCGTGGCTCGCCGAGCTCGAGAAGAACGTCCCGGAGGCCTGA
- a CDS encoding sensor histidine kinase produces MLGTIRPNATAADPSAPGPFDRLRPRVFVAVAVTVVSLLGSLGAARGQSWATDVDLAGALLLLVSPAALLLLLPRRPVLATVLSVAAALTFLLAGYPWGPAFLGPVAVLVGVMLSGEVRRARLIAWSGAALLSGGVGVAATLLAPRLQRFLSENPVKPDRTWGPPGYHGPGWDSADGSWFITTGALVAGAAWLAVVLLIASGARDRIARRAAARAAALETAAERERTAVASERLRIARELHDVLAHSLSAINVQAGVGLHLIDRNPGQAREALTNIRDTSKDALAEVRTVLGIVREGTAPSTSGAQPVGADGAGTPAAGSPAVGPPAGSPQAAGPQPTAAEPQWDDAAPLTPTWDLTGLRRLADQARAEGLDVTVELTGVDDLPDHVAGVVHRVVQESLTNVRRHAPSARRVTLRVTGGDVVEVLVSDDGAPAGRSDEPVVAGYGLLGMRERVEGAGGTLTAGRRTDGPGWEVRARLPGARRTGAPPPTGTEPPAGPTRPDQTEPPRTPETGEPA; encoded by the coding sequence ATGCTGGGCACCATCCGTCCGAACGCCACCGCCGCGGACCCGTCCGCCCCGGGGCCCTTCGACCGCCTGCGTCCGCGCGTGTTCGTCGCCGTGGCCGTCACGGTCGTGTCCCTGCTGGGCTCGCTGGGCGCCGCGCGCGGCCAGTCGTGGGCGACGGACGTCGACCTCGCCGGGGCGCTCCTGCTGCTGGTGTCGCCCGCCGCGCTGCTGCTCCTGCTGCCCCGACGCCCCGTGCTGGCGACGGTGCTCTCCGTGGCCGCCGCGCTCACGTTCCTGCTGGCCGGCTACCCGTGGGGCCCGGCGTTCCTGGGGCCGGTCGCAGTGCTCGTCGGCGTCATGCTCAGCGGCGAGGTGCGCCGCGCCCGGCTGATCGCCTGGTCCGGCGCCGCCCTGCTCTCCGGCGGCGTGGGCGTCGCCGCCACGCTGCTCGCCCCGCGCCTCCAACGGTTCCTGAGCGAGAACCCGGTCAAGCCCGACCGTACCTGGGGCCCGCCGGGTTACCACGGCCCCGGCTGGGACAGCGCCGACGGCTCGTGGTTCATCACCACCGGGGCCCTCGTCGCGGGCGCGGCCTGGCTCGCCGTCGTGCTGCTGATCGCCAGCGGGGCGCGCGACCGGATCGCGCGCCGGGCGGCCGCGCGGGCCGCCGCCCTGGAGACGGCCGCCGAGCGCGAGCGCACCGCCGTCGCCTCCGAGCGCCTGCGGATCGCGCGCGAGCTGCACGACGTGCTCGCCCACTCCCTCTCCGCGATCAACGTCCAGGCCGGTGTGGGCCTGCACCTGATCGACCGGAACCCCGGCCAGGCCCGCGAGGCGCTGACCAACATCCGCGACACCAGCAAGGACGCGCTCGCCGAGGTGCGCACGGTGCTGGGCATCGTCCGCGAAGGGACGGCCCCGTCCACTTCGGGAGCGCAGCCCGTCGGGGCCGACGGCGCCGGCACACCAGCCGCCGGGTCCCCCGCCGTCGGCCCGCCGGCCGGCAGCCCGCAGGCTGCGGGCCCACAGCCCACCGCCGCGGAACCGCAGTGGGACGACGCCGCCCCCCTCACCCCGACCTGGGACCTGACCGGTCTGCGCCGCCTCGCCGACCAGGCCCGCGCCGAGGGCCTCGATGTCACGGTCGAGCTCACCGGCGTGGACGACCTGCCCGACCACGTCGCCGGCGTCGTGCACCGGGTGGTCCAGGAGTCGCTGACCAACGTGCGCCGGCACGCGCCGTCGGCCCGCCGGGTCACGCTGCGCGTGACCGGGGGCGACGTCGTCGAGGTCTTGGTGTCCGACGACGGCGCTCCGGCCGGCCGGTCCGACGAGCCCGTCGTCGCGGGCTACGGGCTGCTCGGGATGCGCGAGCGCGTCGAGGGCGCGGGCGGCACGCTGACGGCGGGCCGGCGGACGGACGGGCCGGGCTGGGAGGTCCGGGCCCGGCTCCCCGGCGCCCGCCGGACCGGGGCGCCGCCGCCGACCGGGACCGAGCCCCCGGCCGGCCCCACGCGACCGGACCAGACCGAGCCGCCCCGCACACCGGAGACCGGAGAACCCGCATGA
- a CDS encoding helix-turn-helix domain-containing protein, which produces MTGYVKWQDIRAEHVARAGGEEAVERGKQELLAEVTGYRLAELRKKRRLTQQQVADRMGVTKGRVSQIEKGKISGQEVLARYAHALGGQLQQAILFDDGEIAGIA; this is translated from the coding sequence ATGACGGGCTATGTGAAGTGGCAGGACATTCGTGCTGAGCACGTGGCGCGGGCGGGCGGCGAGGAGGCCGTCGAACGCGGGAAGCAGGAGCTCCTGGCCGAGGTCACGGGCTACCGGCTTGCCGAGCTCCGCAAGAAGCGGCGGCTGACCCAGCAGCAGGTAGCCGACCGGATGGGCGTGACCAAGGGACGCGTCTCCCAGATCGAGAAGGGCAAGATCTCCGGCCAGGAGGTGCTCGCCCGATATGCGCACGCCCTGGGCGGTCAGCTCCAGCAGGCGATCCTCTTCGACGACGGCGAGATCGCCGGTATCGCATGA
- a CDS encoding amidohydrolase, whose protein sequence is MTTRSSIAITNAYVVPVAAEPFENGTVLIEDGVITAVGQDVAVPEGTTTIDAQGRWLVPGFVEAHGHIGIHEEGEGWAGNDTNEMTDPNGSALRAIDAVQIDEEGFRDALAGGVTTAVIKPGSGNPIGGQTVAIKTWGGRTIDEQLISDSVSVKSALGENPKRVYGDKKQLPSTRLGVANVIRKAFVDAQNYAAKRDAAAEEGKPFERDLGKETLARVLAGELAWDQHTHRADDIATAIRLSEEFGYRLVINHGTEGHLIADVLAEKDIPVIYGPMFVSRSKVEVRHRANRNIAAMAAAGVRVAITTDHPVIPINFLVHQASFAARDGLPRETALAAITTNPASFLRLDARVGAIAEGLDGDVVLWSGDPLDTDQRAERVFITGTEVYTWDPSADAGRGAGRVVERTARFA, encoded by the coding sequence ATGACAACCCGCTCCAGCATCGCCATCACCAACGCCTACGTGGTCCCCGTGGCCGCCGAGCCCTTCGAGAACGGGACGGTCCTGATCGAGGACGGCGTCATCACCGCCGTCGGGCAGGACGTCGCCGTGCCCGAGGGCACCACGACGATCGACGCGCAGGGCAGGTGGCTCGTGCCCGGTTTCGTCGAGGCGCACGGCCACATCGGCATCCACGAGGAGGGCGAGGGCTGGGCCGGCAACGACACCAACGAGATGACCGACCCGAACGGGTCGGCGCTGCGCGCGATCGACGCCGTGCAGATCGACGAGGAGGGCTTCCGCGACGCCCTCGCCGGCGGCGTGACGACGGCGGTCATCAAGCCGGGCTCGGGCAACCCGATCGGCGGCCAGACCGTCGCGATCAAGACCTGGGGCGGCCGGACGATCGACGAGCAGCTCATCAGCGACTCGGTGTCGGTCAAGAGCGCGCTCGGCGAGAACCCGAAGCGCGTGTACGGCGACAAGAAGCAGCTCCCGTCCACCCGCCTGGGCGTCGCCAACGTGATCCGCAAGGCGTTCGTCGACGCGCAGAACTACGCCGCGAAGCGCGACGCCGCCGCGGAGGAGGGCAAGCCTTTCGAGCGGGACCTCGGCAAGGAGACGCTGGCCCGGGTCCTGGCCGGCGAGCTCGCCTGGGACCAGCACACGCACCGCGCCGACGACATCGCCACGGCCATCCGCCTGTCCGAGGAGTTCGGCTACCGGCTCGTCATCAACCACGGCACCGAGGGCCACCTCATCGCCGACGTCCTCGCCGAGAAGGACATCCCGGTCATCTACGGCCCGATGTTCGTGTCGCGGTCCAAGGTCGAGGTGCGGCACCGCGCGAACCGCAACATCGCGGCCATGGCGGCGGCGGGTGTCCGCGTGGCGATCACGACCGACCACCCCGTGATCCCGATCAACTTCCTGGTGCACCAGGCGTCGTTCGCGGCGCGCGACGGCCTGCCCCGCGAGACGGCGCTGGCCGCCATCACCACCAACCCCGCGTCGTTCCTGCGGCTCGACGCCCGCGTGGGGGCCATCGCCGAGGGGCTCGACGGCGACGTCGTGCTCTGGTCGGGCGACCCCCTCGACACCGACCAGCGCGCCGAGCGCGTCTTCATCACCGGCACCGAGGTCTACACCTGGGACCCGTCCGCCGACGCCGGCCGCGGCGCCGGCCGCGTCGTGGAGCGCACCGCCCGCTTCGCCTGA
- a CDS encoding response regulator, producing MIDVLLADDQALVRGGFRALIDSEDDMRVVAQAANGDDAVALTLEHLPQVVLMDIRMPGLDGLEATRRIIAEPRAAGVHVVVVTTFELDEYVTDAIRAGASGFLVKDTEPAELVRAVRVAASGNALLSPTVTRRLLAKVADATRAVRPVPALAELTPREREVLVEVAGGLANDEIAGRLYLSESTVKTHVSRVLMKTGSRDRAQLVVLAYEAGLVRPGWTGGAAPEG from the coding sequence ATGATCGACGTCCTGCTCGCCGACGACCAGGCCCTGGTGCGCGGCGGGTTCCGCGCCCTGATCGACTCCGAGGACGACATGCGCGTCGTCGCCCAGGCGGCGAACGGGGACGACGCCGTCGCGCTCACCCTGGAGCACCTGCCCCAGGTGGTGCTCATGGACATCCGCATGCCGGGTCTGGACGGGCTGGAGGCCACGCGGCGGATCATCGCCGAGCCCCGCGCGGCGGGCGTGCACGTGGTGGTGGTGACGACGTTCGAGCTGGACGAGTACGTCACGGACGCCATCCGCGCCGGGGCGTCGGGGTTCCTGGTCAAGGACACCGAGCCCGCGGAGCTGGTGCGCGCGGTGCGGGTCGCGGCGTCGGGCAACGCGCTGCTGTCGCCGACGGTGACGCGGCGGCTGCTGGCCAAGGTCGCCGACGCGACCCGGGCCGTGCGGCCGGTGCCCGCGCTCGCCGAGCTCACACCCCGGGAGCGCGAGGTGCTCGTCGAGGTGGCGGGCGGGCTCGCGAACGACGAGATCGCCGGCCGGCTGTACCTGTCGGAGTCGACGGTCAAGACACACGTCTCCCGCGTGCTCATGAAGACCGGCTCGCGCGACCGCGCGCAGCTCGTGGTGCTGGCGTACGAGGCGGGCCTGGTCCGGCCCGGGTGGACCGGAGGAGCGGCACCAGAGGGGTAG
- a CDS encoding DUF4287 domain-containing protein — MSFQAYLDAVEDKTGHTPRELVALAQERGFDASTKAGPILEWLKEDYGLGRGHGMAMVHVITKGPQISAKHVGASGTHSDASDTLWLDGKATNPATSG, encoded by the coding sequence ATGTCGTTTCAGGCCTATCTCGACGCCGTCGAGGACAAGACCGGGCACACCCCGCGCGAGCTGGTCGCGCTGGCACAGGAGCGCGGGTTCGACGCGTCCACCAAGGCCGGCCCGATCCTGGAGTGGCTCAAGGAGGACTACGGCCTGGGCCGGGGCCACGGGATGGCGATGGTCCACGTGATCACCAAGGGGCCGCAGATCAGCGCGAAGCACGTCGGCGCGTCGGGCACGCACAGCGACGCGTCGGACACCTTGTGGCTCGACGGGAAGGCGACCAACCCGGCGACGTCGGGCTGA
- a CDS encoding HIT family protein, with the protein MTREPDCLFCRIVAGELPSTRIDEDERTLTFMDINPAADGHALVIPRSHAVDLHDITPEDLAACTLTAQRVADRAVKQLGADGVNLLNCAGEAAWQTVFHFHIHVVPRFRDDPVRDSLRLPWAPTPGDPARIAAAADLLRSAP; encoded by the coding sequence GTGACCCGAGAACCCGACTGCCTCTTCTGCCGCATCGTGGCCGGCGAGCTGCCCTCGACCCGGATCGACGAGGACGAGCGCACGCTCACGTTCATGGACATCAACCCCGCGGCCGACGGGCACGCGCTCGTGATCCCCCGGTCGCACGCCGTCGACCTGCACGACATCACGCCCGAGGACCTCGCCGCGTGCACCCTGACCGCGCAGCGGGTCGCGGACCGGGCGGTGAAACAGCTCGGGGCGGACGGCGTGAACCTGCTGAACTGCGCCGGCGAGGCCGCCTGGCAGACCGTCTTCCACTTCCACATCCACGTGGTGCCCCGGTTCCGCGACGACCCGGTCCGCGACTCGCTGCGCCTGCCGTGGGCGCCGACGCCGGGCGACCCCGCGCGGATCGCGGCTGCGGCGGACCTCCTGCGCTCGGCTCCCTGA
- a CDS encoding RNA polymerase sigma factor gives MDALTEPVDVRAAAEAAARTSYGRLLALLAARDGDIQRAEDALAEAFERALRHWPDDGVPDNPDGWLLTVARNRLRDLYRSAAHRTTVPPDAGPEPAAPPEMVDPDAIGDRRLELMFVCAHPAVEAGVRTPLMLQTVLGVEARDIAAAFAVPAPTMAQRLVRAKRRIRDARIPFRVPGRDEAPGRLPPVLEAVYGAYAIDWRGAAPEVRGSLTGDALTLALLLADLLPEPEVLGLAALLCFSVARADARETDGAFVPLDEQDVARWDTALIERGEALLRRALAGPTSSTGPAITGAQAPPVALPGRFRLEAAIQSVHCARARTGRTDWPALVTLHRALLRVAPTLGGRVALAAVVARVDGAPAGLAALDEIAAEPSSGRFQPLWATRAHLLTEAGAPEAARDAYDKALSLTTDPALREFLARRAAVVG, from the coding sequence GTGGACGCGCTGACCGAGCCCGTGGACGTGCGGGCCGCCGCGGAGGCGGCGGCCCGCACGTCGTACGGCCGCCTGCTGGCGCTGCTCGCGGCGCGCGACGGCGACATCCAGCGCGCCGAGGACGCCCTCGCCGAGGCCTTCGAGCGTGCCCTGCGGCACTGGCCCGACGACGGCGTGCCGGACAACCCCGACGGCTGGCTGCTCACCGTGGCCCGCAACCGGCTGCGCGACCTGTACCGGTCCGCCGCCCACCGCACCACGGTGCCGCCCGACGCCGGACCCGAGCCCGCGGCCCCGCCCGAGATGGTCGACCCCGACGCGATCGGGGACCGGCGGCTGGAGCTCATGTTCGTGTGCGCGCACCCCGCGGTCGAGGCCGGCGTGCGCACCCCGCTCATGCTGCAGACCGTGCTCGGCGTCGAGGCCCGGGACATCGCGGCCGCCTTTGCCGTGCCCGCGCCCACGATGGCGCAGCGCCTGGTGCGGGCCAAGCGCCGCATCCGAGACGCACGCATCCCGTTCCGCGTCCCCGGCCGGGACGAGGCGCCCGGCCGGCTGCCGCCCGTGCTCGAGGCGGTCTACGGCGCCTACGCCATCGACTGGCGCGGCGCCGCGCCGGAGGTACGCGGGTCGCTCACCGGCGACGCGCTCACCCTGGCCCTGCTGCTGGCCGACCTGCTGCCCGAGCCCGAGGTGCTCGGCCTGGCCGCCCTGCTCTGCTTCTCGGTGGCGCGCGCCGACGCCCGCGAGACCGACGGCGCGTTTGTGCCGCTCGACGAGCAGGACGTCGCTCGCTGGGACACCGCGCTGATCGAGCGCGGCGAGGCGCTGCTGCGCCGCGCGCTCGCCGGGCCGACGTCGTCCACCGGGCCTGCCATCACCGGTGCGCAGGCCCCGCCCGTCGCGCTGCCCGGCCGGTTCCGGCTGGAGGCCGCGATCCAGTCCGTGCACTGCGCCCGCGCACGCACCGGGCGCACCGACTGGCCCGCGCTCGTCACGCTGCACCGGGCGCTGCTCCGCGTCGCGCCCACGCTCGGCGGGCGGGTGGCGCTCGCGGCCGTCGTCGCGCGGGTCGACGGCGCCCCGGCGGGCCTGGCGGCGCTGGACGAGATCGCGGCGGAGCCGTCGTCGGGCAGGTTCCAGCCGCTGTGGGCGACGCGGGCGCACCTCCTGACCGAGGCCGGCGCCCCGGAGGCCGCCCGGGACGCCTACGACAAGGCGCTCTCCCTCACGACCGACCCGGCCCTGCGGGAGTTCCTGGCGCGACGGGCCGCCGTCGTCGGCTGA
- a CDS encoding SHOCT domain-containing protein: MLTATTEVLANGPHYGWGGPGPFFFIFPLLWFLLFATVVFLIARRARRGPRGGWGGPWAAHTAGADPVTLLGNRFARGEIDEAEYRSRLAVLRSAGPIPGTGPTPPAGPTPPAAPTPQDQPPADGDR, translated from the coding sequence ATGCTCACCGCGACGACAGAGGTCCTCGCCAACGGGCCGCACTACGGCTGGGGCGGACCCGGCCCGTTCTTCTTCATCTTCCCGCTGCTGTGGTTCCTGCTGTTCGCGACCGTGGTCTTCCTGATCGCGCGGCGCGCCCGGCGGGGTCCCCGCGGCGGCTGGGGCGGCCCGTGGGCCGCGCACACGGCGGGTGCCGACCCGGTGACGCTGCTGGGCAACCGCTTCGCCCGCGGCGAGATCGACGAGGCGGAGTACCGCTCCCGGCTCGCCGTGCTGCGCTCGGCGGGACCCATCCCGGGTACCGGCCCGACGCCGCCCGCGGGACCCACCCCGCCCGCGGCACCCACGCCGCAGGACCAGCCCCCGGCCGACGGCGACCGCTGA
- a CDS encoding penicillin-binding transpeptidase domain-containing protein, with product MPPAVGPPPPPPAPAPGGGAPGTPPLGVPVSGGEPPVPPRKNGRRALIITLVVVLLLAAGAGAWYLLRPPPVPDPESAAEDLAAALQAGTPADFPLTMETSASPDEQYAAVFEQMVRAVGEDAGTVAVKSVTPFEEGDGGTATATATLAWTWPVAADEAWEYETVAELTYPGPEDGEAGAWEAAWNLGVLAPGLEAGERLVVERTEPVRGDIVTTSGETLVGLTPVHRVGIDKTRPGWDSAAARLGDVLGFDQATTDDIAAQVESAGEKAFINVITIRDNDPEYDFEAAMAIDGVVGIPDEIPLARDRDFARGLLGTVGEATEEIVKESEGTIKAGDMVGLSGVQAAYDEQLRGVPGLAVTIEPAEGGEGGQSREAFTIEKQDGEPVAVSLDPATQLRAQEALAGFGDLASAIVAIKPSTGEVLAAASGPGSEGYSTATVGQYPPGSTFKIATSLAMLRAGTTPDSTLPCTETINVEGRQFQNVPGYPQSAMGDAVPFRTVFANSCNTAFISQHQDISQQQLHDAAAALGLGIEHEVPFGAAAGFGDVPTEASGTEHAASMIGQGQVLATPLAMATVAASVSAGHTVSPWLVEPTGKDAEAAPAGDLTEDEAATLRDLMGGVVEEGSATILQDVSGIVGAKTGTAQFGDGSKAHVWMLAIADDLAAVVFIEEGELGSTTAGPVMHEFLKGS from the coding sequence GTGCCTCCGGCCGTCGGGCCTCCGCCGCCCCCACCCGCACCGGCTCCCGGCGGTGGCGCGCCCGGCACCCCGCCGCTCGGCGTCCCGGTGTCCGGCGGCGAACCGCCCGTCCCGCCCCGGAAGAACGGCAGGCGGGCGCTGATCATCACCCTGGTGGTCGTCCTGCTCCTCGCCGCCGGCGCGGGGGCCTGGTACCTGCTCCGCCCGCCGCCGGTCCCCGACCCGGAGTCGGCCGCCGAGGACCTCGCGGCCGCGCTCCAGGCGGGCACGCCCGCCGACTTCCCGCTGACCATGGAGACGTCCGCGTCACCCGACGAGCAGTACGCCGCGGTGTTCGAGCAGATGGTGCGCGCCGTCGGCGAGGACGCCGGGACGGTCGCCGTCAAGAGCGTCACCCCGTTCGAGGAGGGCGACGGCGGCACCGCGACCGCCACCGCGACGCTCGCCTGGACCTGGCCCGTGGCGGCTGACGAGGCCTGGGAGTACGAGACGGTCGCCGAGCTCACGTACCCGGGTCCGGAGGACGGCGAGGCCGGGGCCTGGGAGGCCGCGTGGAACCTCGGCGTGCTGGCGCCGGGCCTGGAGGCGGGCGAGCGGCTCGTCGTCGAGCGCACCGAGCCGGTCCGCGGCGACATCGTGACCACGAGCGGCGAGACGCTCGTGGGCCTCACCCCCGTGCACCGCGTGGGCATCGACAAGACGCGCCCCGGCTGGGACAGCGCCGCCGCGCGGCTGGGCGACGTGCTGGGCTTCGACCAGGCGACGACCGACGACATCGCCGCGCAGGTGGAGTCCGCGGGCGAGAAGGCGTTCATCAACGTCATCACGATCCGCGACAACGACCCGGAGTACGACTTCGAGGCCGCGATGGCGATCGACGGCGTCGTCGGCATCCCCGACGAGATCCCGCTGGCGCGGGACCGAGACTTCGCGCGCGGCCTGCTGGGCACGGTCGGCGAGGCGACCGAGGAGATCGTCAAGGAGTCCGAGGGCACTATCAAGGCCGGCGACATGGTGGGCCTCTCCGGCGTCCAGGCCGCCTACGACGAGCAGCTCCGTGGCGTGCCCGGCCTGGCGGTGACGATCGAGCCCGCCGAGGGCGGCGAGGGCGGACAGAGCCGCGAGGCCTTCACGATCGAGAAGCAGGACGGCGAGCCCGTGGCCGTCTCGCTGGACCCGGCCACGCAGCTCCGCGCCCAGGAGGCGCTGGCCGGCTTCGGTGACCTGGCGAGCGCGATCGTCGCGATCAAGCCGTCCACGGGCGAGGTGCTCGCGGCGGCGTCGGGCCCAGGCTCCGAGGGGTACAGCACGGCGACCGTCGGGCAGTACCCGCCCGGTTCCACGTTCAAGATCGCGACGTCGCTGGCGATGCTCCGCGCCGGTACGACGCCGGACTCGACGCTGCCCTGCACCGAGACGATCAACGTGGAGGGCCGCCAGTTCCAGAACGTGCCGGGGTACCCGCAGTCCGCGATGGGCGACGCCGTGCCGTTCCGCACCGTGTTCGCCAACTCGTGCAACACCGCCTTCATCTCCCAGCACCAGGACATCTCGCAGCAGCAGCTGCACGACGCCGCGGCCGCGCTCGGCCTGGGCATCGAGCACGAGGTGCCGTTCGGTGCGGCGGCCGGGTTCGGCGACGTGCCGACCGAGGCGTCCGGCACCGAGCACGCGGCGTCGATGATCGGGCAGGGCCAGGTGCTGGCCACGCCGCTCGCGATGGCGACCGTCGCCGCGAGCGTCTCCGCGGGCCACACGGTGTCACCGTGGCTGGTCGAGCCGACCGGCAAGGACGCGGAGGCCGCGCCCGCGGGCGACCTCACCGAGGACGAGGCGGCGACGCTGCGCGACCTCATGGGCGGGGTCGTGGAGGAGGGTTCGGCGACGATCCTGCAGGACGTGTCCGGGATCGTCGGCGCCAAGACGGGCACCGCCCAGTTCGGCGACGGCTCCAAGGCGCACGTCTGGATGCTCGCGATCGCGGACGACCTGGCGGCGGTCGTGTTCATCGAGGAGGGCGAGCTGGGCTCGACGACGGCCGGCCCAGTGATGCACGAGTTCCTCAAGGGGAGCTGA
- a CDS encoding type II toxin-antitoxin system RelE/ParE family toxin, with product MADEEWSIYVVDEVRDWIDELDDASHKRVVEGLDALAERGPKLGRPLVDTLRGSTLANLKELRPGSIRILFVFDPWRSAILLVAGDKRNRWQEWYVEAIPLAEERYQKYVAKRSDEEDVS from the coding sequence ATGGCGGACGAGGAATGGAGCATCTACGTCGTCGACGAGGTGCGTGACTGGATCGACGAACTGGACGACGCATCTCACAAGCGCGTCGTCGAGGGGCTGGACGCTCTGGCTGAGCGTGGGCCGAAGCTGGGTCGGCCACTGGTGGACACGCTTCGCGGTTCCACGTTGGCGAACCTGAAGGAGCTGCGGCCTGGTTCGATCCGGATCTTGTTCGTGTTCGATCCGTGGCGCTCCGCGATCCTGCTGGTTGCTGGTGACAAGAGGAACCGCTGGCAGGAGTGGTACGTCGAGGCGATTCCGTTGGCCGAGGAGCGGTACCAGAAGTATGTGGCCAAGCGTTCCGACGAGGAGGACGTGTCATGA